One Penicillium oxalicum strain HP7-1 chromosome III, whole genome shotgun sequence genomic region harbors:
- a CDS encoding Succinate dehydrogenase cytochrome b small subunit — MASFARPSLLRQTLANTRSPLLRQNVGVSQVVAFHASARKQILPPLPQKLDGTVNDPVPTPAPHPMEGSYHWTFERAVSVGLVPLTIAPFAAGSLNPVMDAVLCTLLVAHSHVGFQAAIIDYFRPQRVPKTNAFCNWLLRAFTLTTAVGLYEFETNDVGVTEALRRIWNA, encoded by the exons CACCCGGTCGCCTCTGCTGCGCCAGAATGTGGGTGTGTCGCAAGTGGTCGCTTTCCATGCCTCCGCCCGGAAGCAGATCCTGCCTCCGTTGCCTC AGAAGCTCGATGGAACCG TGAACGACCCCGTTCCTACCCCCGCCCCTCACCCCATGGAGGGCAGCTACCACTGGACTTTTGAGAG AGCTGTCAGCGTGGGCCTCGTTCCTTTGACCATTGCTCCTTTCGCCGCAGGCTCTCTCAACCCCGTCATGGACGCCGTTCTCTGCACCCTCCTCGTTGCTCACTCGCACGTCGGCTTCCA GGCCGCTATCATTGACTACTTCCGCCCCCAACGTGTGCCCAAGACCAACGCCTTCTGCAACTGGCTCCTGCGCGCCTTCACTCTCACCACTGCCGTCGGTCTCTACGAGTTTGAGACAAATGATGTGGGTGTGACCGAGGCTCTGCGCCGCATCTGGAACGCATAG
- a CDS encoding dTTP/UTP pyrophosphatase, giving the protein MSDSKDTLLGNEEPIDPPPAYDPPKPARGALPRPPPLGLPVLNALRSKRVILASQSPRRRQIISFLGLPNIEIIPSNADENLPKTLTPFEYVLGTATKKAQAVYEQEINNQVAGEPALILAADTVVVNTESGTILEKPRSEAHHVSMLRSLRDARDHKVYTALVAMAPLASARQPGYAMDSVVEETKVRFDGEVTDELILAYVRTREGVDKAGGYGLQGLGSILVEKIEGTADNVIGMPLKATLKLIETVMAKADDEDRLPDDSVVDGEDDDVDEVW; this is encoded by the coding sequence aTGTCAGACTCCAAAGACACCCTCCTGGGCAACGAAGAACCCATTGACCCTCCCCCCGCATACGATCCTCCCAAACCCGCACGAGGAGCCCTTCCACGCCCACCACCTCTCGGCCTTCCAGTTCTCAACGCACTGCGCAGCAAACGCGTGATTCTCGCGTCTCAATCCCCCCGCCGACGTCAAATCATCTCCTTCCTCGGCCTGCCCAACATTGAAATCATCCCGTCCAACGCCGACGAGAATCTCCCCAAAACACTCACCCCCTTCGAATACGTCCTCGGCACAGCGACCAAAAAGGCCCAAGCCGTCTACGAACAAGAAATTAATAACCAGGTTGCCGGCGAGCCTGCCCTTATCTTGGCTGCCGACACGGTGGTCGTGAATACCGAGTCGGGGACGATTCTAGAGAAACCGCGTTCCGAAGCCCACCATGTCAGTATGCTGCGGTCGCTGAGGGATGCGCGCGACCACAAGGTCTATACGGCACTGGTGGCGATGGCGCCTCTGGCGAGTGCGAGACAGCCGGGGTATGCGATGGACTCGGTGGTCGAGGAGACCAAGGTGCGGTTTGACGGCGAGGTGACGGATGAGTTGATTCTGGCGTATGTGCGAACGCGCGAAGGAGTGGACAAAGCGGGCGGGTATGGATTGCAGGGTCTGGGGTCGATCttggtggagaagattgagggGACCGCGGATAATGTGATTGGAATGCCGTTGAAGGCGACGTTGAAATTGATCGAGACGGTCATGGCCAAGGctgacgatgaagatcggTTGCCAGATGATTCAGTCGTGGAcggcgaagatgacgacgtGGACGAGGTCTGGTGA